The genomic DNA aacaaactattCCGGCCATTCACTGATGAGATGTACTGTACGTTCAGGACAGTTTCAGGTgcacgggagggagggggagggaggggcgagctctctgttttgattgaacttcaacagaagtgacattaCCCAATATCGCTTAGAGTACCATTAATCATTGACTAACATCATGTATCACCTCACTGATCTGTGTCTGTAACGTCACAGACGTTATCTTTACTGTACCTGATTGAGAAAGTCTAAATAGCAAAATCAGACTCCTGTTAGGCAATCCTGTCCTTTGCCAAAAGGGGAGGAATAAAAGCTGTGATGCTATTTGAGAGAACCTTCACTGATGATTCATTGTGATTCAGAGGGTGGAGAAGAGAACAACCATGGGCTTGATTCTGCCAGTTTTGCTTGCTCTGCTACTCTCTGTTCTAGGTGGATTATACCTACTGGGGGCTTTCCGTCGACATCGTCCAGGTGAGCCTCCCCTCGATAAAGGCCCTCTGCCATGGCTGGGACATGTTCTTGAATTCAGGAGAGACACCGCAAAGTTTTTAGAGCGCATGcaaggaaaacatggagatatCTTTACAGTGCAGCTGGGTGGATTTTATTTCACATTCATCATGGACCCTTTATCCTTTGGATCAGTGGTGAAGGAGGCCAGAGCCAAACTGGATTTCAATGAATTTGCTAAAAAACTGGTTGAAAAAGTCTTTGGATACTATCCCATTGAGAATGACCACAAGTTTCTTCAAATGTCCAGCAACAAACATCTTATGGGTGATGGGCTAGCTGTAATGACCCAGGCCATGATGAGCAACCTTCAGAATCTCATGCTGCACAGTGTTGGTTCAGGAGACCATCAAAATGGCTGGCAGGAAGATGGGCTTTTCAAATACAGCTACAACATTGTTTTTCGAGCTGGATATCTGGCATTGTTTGGCAACAAGACACCCACACAGCCTGAGGGGCTAGATAAAGCCAAGGAAGCAGATCGTCTAGAGTCAGATGAACTGTTTTATGAGTTCCGTAAGTATGACCAGCTGTTCCCTAATCTGGCATATGGCGTCCTTGGCCCCAGTGAGAAGATGGAGGCAGAGCGTCTGAAGAGACTATTCTGGAATATGCTGTCAGTACAGAAAGCGAGTACCAGAGACAACATCAGTGGTTGGGTCCTGGACCAGCAGCAGGTCAGAGCTGAACATGGAATGGAGGAAGGCATGCAAGATCGATTTATGTTCCTTCTCCTTTGGGCGTCACAGGGAAACACTGGCCCTGCTGCCTTCTGGCTGCTCCTCTTTCTCATGAAGCATCCTGAAGCCATGAAGGCGGTGCGAACTGAGGTGGAGCAGGTACTGCAGGAGACAG from Sardina pilchardus chromosome 2, fSarPil1.1, whole genome shotgun sequence includes the following:
- the LOC134072874 gene encoding 5-beta-cholestane-3-alpha,7-alpha-diol 12-alpha-hydroxylase-like, whose amino-acid sequence is MGLILPVLLALLLSVLGGLYLLGAFRRHRPGEPPLDKGPLPWLGHVLEFRRDTAKFLERMQGKHGDIFTVQLGGFYFTFIMDPLSFGSVVKEARAKLDFNEFAKKLVEKVFGYYPIENDHKFLQMSSNKHLMGDGLAVMTQAMMSNLQNLMLHSVGSGDHQNGWQEDGLFKYSYNIVFRAGYLALFGNKTPTQPEGLDKAKEADRLESDELFYEFRKYDQLFPNLAYGVLGPSEKMEAERLKRLFWNMLSVQKASTRDNISGWVLDQQQVRAEHGMEEGMQDRFMFLLLWASQGNTGPAAFWLLLFLMKHPEAMKAVRTEVEQVLQETGQEVKRGGPLIDLTRDMLLKTPVLDSTVEETLRLTAAPVLTRAVLEDMALKMADGREYSLREGDRVALFPYTAVHMDPEVHPDPTAFKYDRFLTSDGVRKTDFYKNGRKVKYYTMPWGAGVTMCPGRFFATNELKQFIFLILSYFDFELNDPDEKIPGIDVRRWGFGSMQPTRDIPFRYRLKF